In Dehalogenimonas etheniformans, one genomic interval encodes:
- a CDS encoding reductive dehalogenase, translated as MSVFHSTISRREFMKVLGFAGAGTGAASLVAPIFHDLDEVISSESAGWKRAWWVKSVDEPTVEIDWGQVKRFDHRVSAHASWANAQHWGKERWNQAAKEGETKAAALIGTKGYKLRDYALAAGGGVYSSYRLTWNWDFTGSDKTATPESLNMPKWQGTPEENVRIIRAAAKNYGAGQIGAAELSGHEKNLVYTYNRTGPLGSSTSDSWIDKPWPPPPGYWRKIDFENVDVGYTESYEGVKDVRLVLPNKTLWDIGIMIPMARESWSTSADGITSTQLSSDANGARYRMFHQSLLPSLQGFVRTLGYHSYGYAKKDGPGGLMPSEASAVLGGVSEMGRSSEICINPEHGSVTGYYSMLTDLELEPAKPIDAGIFRFCHTCRMCANTCPSQSISHDSEPSWEIPNFDYKVPNMCSVPGKKLFWINITSCQASRSYTNNCPQICRAVCNFNTSSAAMAHELVRSTISTTSIFNGFFWQMSKTFGYGTLDPEKWWEIAPDLPTWGTDSTLFTSAGAYKR; from the coding sequence ATGTCTGTATTCCATAGCACCATAAGTAGACGGGAATTCATGAAGGTTCTCGGTTTTGCTGGGGCCGGCACTGGTGCTGCTTCGCTCGTTGCGCCTATCTTTCATGACCTTGATGAGGTGATTTCTTCCGAGAGCGCTGGTTGGAAACGCGCCTGGTGGGTTAAATCTGTCGATGAGCCCACAGTAGAAATTGACTGGGGCCAGGTCAAAAGGTTTGACCATAGGGTATCTGCCCACGCCTCTTGGGCTAACGCACAACATTGGGGAAAAGAAAGATGGAATCAAGCCGCAAAAGAGGGCGAAACGAAGGCTGCTGCGCTCATCGGCACAAAGGGCTATAAGTTGCGCGATTACGCACTGGCTGCAGGAGGAGGTGTCTATTCCAGTTATCGGTTAACATGGAATTGGGATTTCACCGGTTCTGATAAAACCGCTACTCCTGAAAGCCTCAATATGCCTAAATGGCAAGGAACTCCAGAGGAAAACGTTCGAATTATACGTGCCGCGGCTAAAAACTATGGGGCTGGGCAAATTGGCGCTGCTGAACTTTCGGGCCATGAAAAGAATCTTGTGTATACGTACAATCGGACCGGTCCCTTGGGCTCCAGCACCTCCGACAGCTGGATCGACAAACCTTGGCCCCCACCGCCAGGCTATTGGCGAAAGATCGATTTTGAAAATGTAGACGTGGGATATACAGAGTCTTATGAAGGCGTGAAAGACGTGCGCTTAGTGTTACCAAACAAAACTCTCTGGGATATTGGTATCATGATCCCGATGGCCCGCGAGTCTTGGAGCACCTCTGCTGATGGGATAACCTCTACCCAGTTATCATCAGACGCCAACGGAGCTCGCTATCGGATGTTCCATCAGTCATTGCTTCCGAGTCTCCAGGGATTCGTTCGAACACTAGGTTACCATAGCTACGGCTATGCAAAGAAGGATGGACCCGGTGGCTTAATGCCTTCGGAAGCCAGCGCCGTACTGGGCGGCGTCTCCGAAATGGGCCGAAGTAGTGAGATTTGCATAAACCCCGAACACGGCTCGGTAACGGGCTACTATAGTATGCTCACTGATCTAGAGCTTGAGCCAGCTAAACCAATCGACGCCGGTATCTTCCGCTTCTGCCATACTTGCCGGATGTGCGCAAACACCTGCCCAAGCCAATCAATTTCGCACGATTCCGAACCTTCTTGGGAAATACCAAACTTCGACTATAAGGTACCCAATATGTGTTCGGTTCCAGGGAAGAAACTTTTCTGGATTAATATCACCTCCTGCCAGGCATCACGGAGCTATACAAACAACTGCCCACAGATCTGCCGTGCGGTTTGCAACTTTAATACCAGTTCAGCAGCTATGGCCCACGAACTTGTCAGGAGCACAATATCCACGACCTCGATATTTAATGGTTTCTTCTGGCAAATGAGCAAGACCTTTGGTTACGGAACATTGGATCCCGAAAAATGGTGGGAGATTGCACCAGACTTACCAACTTGGGGCACGGATAGCACGCTATTCACTTCTGCAGGTGCGTATAAGCGCTAA
- a CDS encoding reductive dehalogenase codes for MSLFHSTVSRRDFMKAIGLVGAGIGSASLAAPIFHDVDELISSQKSIQRRPWYVKERDLYNPTVEVDWEMTPNRYDPRFSGQAAYVRAMYYGKDRVLTCQAKGAAENAKRMAAGQSGFTVRDQALTLVRKDVERSWTGAKGVTIAKTPQERGEPKWTGTPEEASRMLNAAMRFFGGALFGYGELDQRMRTKVVNSHSRGNVWQNTEMYIDKSNWTDAMTNPIVYEDVDLGYSTPTKLVIPLKNMYWICADFPGGKHQYQAAPSLLANGRGPHDNLRVLFYPSFSYFMRYLGYQTLGTMQDGWDAVPDNSTAILGGIAEENRQGVLSLTPEMALAHSSWTLLTDLPVAPTKPIDAGIFRFCQRCGKCAETCPAGTIPMGDPSWEAPPVDGKENIMHHLGRKSYFGNGALCWTYIYEAGHGCKQCIGNCSFMVGSGAMVHELVKGAAAATGLFNGFFYSMSKSFDYGLYNPEDWWDQSLPIMGFDSTIVSYDGGYRK; via the coding sequence ATGTCATTATTTCATAGTACCGTAAGTCGTAGAGACTTTATGAAAGCTATTGGTTTAGTCGGTGCCGGCATCGGTAGTGCATCTCTGGCAGCCCCGATTTTCCATGATGTTGATGAACTTATATCGTCACAGAAAAGTATCCAGCGTCGCCCTTGGTACGTGAAAGAACGAGATTTGTACAATCCCACAGTAGAAGTTGACTGGGAAATGACCCCAAATCGCTATGATCCTCGATTTTCAGGCCAAGCGGCCTACGTACGAGCTATGTATTACGGCAAAGATAGAGTATTGACTTGTCAGGCCAAAGGAGCGGCCGAGAATGCTAAGCGAATGGCTGCCGGTCAATCCGGATTCACTGTCCGAGATCAAGCCCTGACTCTAGTTCGAAAAGATGTTGAAAGATCCTGGACGGGAGCGAAGGGCGTCACTATCGCCAAGACACCCCAAGAAAGAGGAGAACCCAAATGGACCGGGACGCCAGAGGAAGCGAGCCGCATGCTCAATGCTGCAATGCGTTTTTTTGGGGGCGCTTTATTTGGGTATGGTGAGTTGGATCAGAGGATGCGTACAAAAGTCGTAAACTCACATTCAAGAGGAAACGTTTGGCAGAATACAGAAATGTACATCGACAAATCCAATTGGACCGATGCGATGACGAATCCAATCGTATATGAAGATGTTGATTTGGGTTATTCTACGCCCACAAAACTGGTCATCCCATTAAAAAACATGTATTGGATATGTGCTGATTTCCCTGGGGGCAAACACCAATATCAAGCTGCTCCATCGTTGCTCGCAAACGGAAGGGGTCCGCATGATAACCTAAGGGTTCTTTTCTACCCTTCCTTTTCGTATTTTATGCGTTATTTGGGGTATCAGACTCTAGGTACGATGCAGGATGGATGGGATGCAGTGCCAGATAACTCCACAGCAATACTTGGAGGGATTGCTGAAGAAAATCGCCAGGGTGTATTATCTTTGACTCCTGAAATGGCTTTGGCGCATTCATCTTGGACGTTACTTACAGATTTACCTGTTGCTCCAACAAAACCTATCGATGCCGGGATTTTCCGTTTCTGTCAAAGGTGTGGGAAGTGTGCGGAGACCTGTCCAGCGGGTACAATCCCAATGGGAGATCCCTCTTGGGAAGCGCCTCCAGTTGACGGGAAAGAGAATATAATGCACCACCTTGGTAGGAAATCATATTTCGGAAACGGGGCTCTTTGTTGGACTTACATATATGAAGCTGGCCATGGATGTAAACAATGCATTGGTAACTGTTCTTTCATGGTTGGAAGTGGCGCGATGGTCCATGAATTAGTCAAAGGCGCCGCAGCTGCAACCGGGCTATTTAATGGGTTTTTCTACTCGATGAGTAAATCTTTTGATTACGGCCTTTATAATCCAGAAGATTGGTGGGATCAGTCACTTCCGATTATGGGTTTCGATAGCACCATCGTTTCCTATGATGGAGGGTATCGAAAATAG
- a CDS encoding reductive dehalogenase, protein MKGLGFAGVGFGGAALTSPTFHDLDEVMASSKSIQKRPWYVKDREIYNPTIDVDWTMLERYDSRLTSQTAYSRAQYFGKQRVINAAKKNAEVYAQRVAANEPGYTYRARALSEVPYKIDVAHTWANGPVGIAQAKTPEERGEPKWTGTPEEASQMLTAVLRHRGATLVGYGELDQRMRDKIVLAYPRASTSGTNFIDSWPPPASAAPPYVYEDVVKGYETTSKRVIPTKPMWYVAYFTQMSKELFRCAPSPLGSVGNVGGAYVNMNTYCHSFNFQRYLGYQMLTNHVDGDEPIAGGPGEVLSGVGEHTRQQLYTITPEYGQFGRMFVFLTDLPLAPTKPIDAGIWQFCHSCGKCAKSCPASAISNEKEPTWDQPMVEGKPTIFHPKGIRAFWQDTETCSMWSQENGYVNSSCKICYAVCPFNNNDRALVHEIVKTTMASTNIFNSFFYNMSEVFGYGQMDPEKWWDLSLPAQGVDTTRIAYDGGYRR, encoded by the coding sequence ATGAAAGGACTTGGTTTTGCTGGAGTGGGATTTGGAGGGGCTGCATTGACTTCGCCAACCTTTCATGACCTAGACGAAGTAATGGCTTCATCAAAATCGATCCAGAAACGCCCGTGGTACGTCAAGGATAGAGAAATTTATAATCCAACTATCGACGTTGATTGGACCATGCTTGAACGGTACGATTCAAGACTCACATCGCAAACCGCCTACTCTCGTGCCCAATACTTCGGGAAACAACGTGTAATTAACGCTGCTAAGAAGAACGCGGAGGTTTACGCTCAACGCGTCGCTGCCAATGAGCCTGGTTATACATATAGAGCGCGGGCTTTGAGTGAAGTACCCTACAAAATCGATGTCGCTCATACCTGGGCAAATGGACCCGTTGGCATCGCTCAAGCCAAGACCCCAGAAGAAAGGGGAGAGCCCAAGTGGACTGGCACACCCGAAGAGGCAAGCCAGATGCTAACGGCTGTTCTCAGGCACCGTGGCGCCACCCTGGTTGGTTATGGGGAACTAGATCAACGTATGAGGGATAAGATCGTTTTGGCTTATCCTCGCGCATCGACTTCAGGCACAAATTTCATTGACTCATGGCCTCCTCCGGCAAGTGCGGCGCCTCCCTATGTTTATGAGGATGTTGTTAAGGGGTATGAAACGACCAGCAAACGAGTTATCCCCACCAAACCGATGTGGTATGTCGCCTATTTCACCCAAATGTCAAAGGAACTTTTTCGATGTGCCCCATCCCCCCTGGGCTCTGTGGGTAACGTTGGTGGGGCATACGTCAATATGAACACGTATTGCCATTCCTTTAATTTCCAAAGATACCTGGGTTATCAGATGTTGACCAACCATGTAGATGGCGACGAGCCAATTGCCGGCGGGCCTGGCGAGGTCTTGTCGGGCGTCGGTGAACACACGCGGCAACAGCTATACACTATTACACCGGAATACGGTCAGTTTGGTCGTATGTTCGTTTTTTTAACGGACTTACCTCTAGCTCCTACCAAGCCAATAGATGCCGGTATTTGGCAGTTTTGCCACAGTTGCGGGAAGTGTGCTAAAAGCTGCCCCGCAAGCGCTATCTCCAATGAAAAAGAACCCACCTGGGACCAACCGATGGTGGAAGGGAAACCAACAATTTTCCATCCAAAGGGTATTCGGGCTTTTTGGCAGGATACTGAAACTTGCTCCATGTGGAGCCAAGAAAATGGATACGTCAACAGCAGTTGTAAAATTTGCTACGCTGTCTGCCCTTTTAACAATAACGACAGGGCATTAGTCCATGAAATCGTCAAAACCACGATGGCTTCGACAAATATCTTCAATAGTTTTTTCTACAACATGAGCGAAGTTTTTGGATATGGGCAAATGGATCCCGAAAAGTGGTGGGATTTATCTCTTCCTGCTCAAGGTGTAGATACAACAAGAATTGCATACGATGGTGGTTATAGAAGGTAA
- a CDS encoding PAS domain-containing sensor histidine kinase translates to MNNSQRLESELKYQILFDNADDAILVWKVNEKLNEFVVIEANQVACNRYGYAHNEIIGLTGEQLNTPESLLRNRYVGAALARDGHVTAEITHLTKYGKPIPNEVRSHLFSLNGERVIISVCRDVSERKELERQRQELLQQERRLREKAEADTLMRANYVRALAHELKTPLTSLMASSEHLMDVLKDGHLNEFAKNICYGAERINNRIEELHDMVRLESGNFNLPSYPVDMKQLLLDAVAFVKPTAVKGKISLEITIPNELPLVCGDTERLQQVVLNLLNNALKYTPKGGAVWLKASVGQKGLIVEVGDTGCGIPKTDQNDLFKPYNRRHPKQQKVDGLGLGLVIAKAIIERYGGRIWLDSQPGKGSRFFIAMPIITPEANCEGACN, encoded by the coding sequence ATGAATAATTCCCAGCGACTCGAGTCAGAGTTAAAATATCAAATTCTCTTTGATAACGCTGACGATGCGATATTGGTCTGGAAGGTTAACGAGAAACTCAATGAGTTTGTTGTAATTGAAGCTAATCAGGTGGCATGTAACCGTTACGGATATGCGCATAATGAGATTATCGGCCTGACCGGAGAACAGTTGAACACTCCTGAAAGCCTTTTAAGGAATAGGTATGTTGGTGCAGCCCTCGCTAGAGATGGGCATGTCACCGCTGAAATTACCCATTTAACCAAATACGGTAAACCGATCCCTAATGAGGTGCGCTCCCACCTATTTTCTCTGAACGGAGAACGGGTAATCATCTCTGTCTGCAGGGATGTTTCCGAGCGCAAAGAACTCGAAAGACAACGCCAGGAACTCCTTCAACAAGAGCGTCGGCTCCGTGAAAAAGCTGAGGCGGACACGCTGATGAGGGCTAATTACGTCCGTGCGCTGGCTCACGAGTTGAAAACACCACTCACATCGCTCATGGCCTCCAGTGAGCACCTGATGGATGTACTAAAAGACGGTCACCTTAATGAGTTCGCCAAGAATATTTGCTACGGAGCGGAAAGAATCAACAACCGCATCGAAGAACTACATGACATGGTACGCCTCGAAAGTGGAAATTTTAACCTACCATCATATCCAGTCGATATGAAGCAACTACTTCTTGACGCGGTCGCTTTCGTTAAACCCACAGCGGTTAAGGGCAAGATTTCTCTTGAAATCACAATTCCAAATGAATTGCCTTTGGTTTGTGGCGATACCGAGCGTTTGCAGCAGGTCGTACTTAATCTGCTGAACAATGCCTTGAAATACACCCCTAAGGGGGGGGCGGTCTGGCTTAAAGCCTCAGTTGGACAAAAGGGGCTCATAGTCGAAGTAGGAGACACCGGATGTGGCATTCCAAAAACGGATCAAAATGATCTATTCAAGCCCTACAATCGACGACATCCTAAACAGCAGAAGGTTGATGGGCTGGGTTTGGGACTAGTTATCGCAAAAGCTATCATCGAACGATACGGCGGACGAATATGGTTAGACAGTCAGCCCGGCAAAGGAAGTAGGTTTTTTATCGCCATGCCCATAATCACCCCGGAGGCTAATTGTGAAGGCGCTTGTAATTGA
- a CDS encoding response regulator transcription factor, giving the protein MKALVIDDDDGIIQSVSLCLGLIWPDSDINWCHLGNEGISMVRETSPELVVLDLGLPDISGYDALKSIRSFSKVPVIVLTVRSDEDDVVRAFKLGADDYITKPFRKFEFLARIQSALSKFYPRAEDTGSIKTKYGNLQFDSTLKQLIYNGKTISLTSTESNTLRILLDRQGKIVSYKEIEQELWGHNVPNSVKVIRVYVNRLREKLELNPKNPRLIITEPGIGYSIHPTGPRS; this is encoded by the coding sequence GTGAAGGCGCTTGTAATTGACGATGATGATGGAATAATCCAGTCAGTTTCACTATGCCTGGGGCTGATCTGGCCGGATTCCGATATCAACTGGTGCCATCTAGGAAACGAAGGGATTAGTATGGTCCGGGAGACCTCTCCCGAATTGGTAGTTCTCGATCTTGGTCTGCCCGATATTTCCGGATATGACGCCCTGAAATCAATCCGCTCTTTTTCAAAAGTACCGGTCATCGTGCTCACCGTTCGAAGCGATGAAGATGATGTGGTTAGAGCTTTCAAACTAGGGGCCGATGACTATATTACCAAACCTTTTCGCAAGTTTGAGTTCCTTGCCAGGATTCAATCGGCCCTTTCCAAGTTTTATCCTAGAGCGGAGGATACCGGCAGCATAAAGACAAAATATGGCAACCTCCAATTCGACTCAACGCTCAAACAGCTTATCTACAATGGCAAGACAATCAGCTTGACCTCGACTGAAAGTAACACCTTGCGCATTCTCCTTGACCGCCAAGGTAAAATCGTAAGTTATAAAGAAATCGAACAAGAACTCTGGGGACATAACGTTCCAAATTCAGTCAAGGTAATCCGCGTTTATGTGAATCGGCTGAGAGAAAAACTTGAGCTTAATCCCAAAAATCCAAGACTAATTATCACCGAACCGGGTATTGGTTATTCGATTCATCCGACTGGCCCTAGGTCGTAA
- a CDS encoding reductive dehalogenase, which translates to MFHSTVSRREFMKGLGLAGAGIGAASLVSPVFHDLDELASSESASYRRSWWVKQNLEHHHPTVEVDWGQMKRIDQRLTTQSAYVNAQYEGLAEWKALITQGAPTLASFNGQKGNRLRDLALNAGAGYHMQSGPVKLTPVYYRSTLLGPTDGAPTPQQRNMPKWTGTPEEGSRILRAAAVFYGAGQIGGAELDHKLVFTHIKHGKTATANDATFIDTFPQPLTAGPKIEFVDDDIGHETDEIKYLPNKTLMEVGVMIPMSREAWRTDDPVAGSSIRAAANISRYRIWTTCVQPAIQVFLRSLGYTGYGYPYPDMSGGLVPAQASAVLGGVSEMGRSSEVAINPEHGSTGGYYSFLTDLPMEHDRPIDAGIFRFCHTCRKCADACPSESISQDAEPSWDIPQFDYKVPAMNMAAGKKLFWTNTHSCAKYRLSAACCICRPVCTFNVNQGSMVHELVKSTAANTSLFNGFFWSMAKPFGYGLKDPDEWWDLSLPSWGTDSTMSAFDGGYRK; encoded by the coding sequence ATGTTTCATAGTACAGTCTCAAGAAGAGAATTTATGAAAGGACTCGGCCTTGCTGGTGCCGGCATTGGAGCAGCCAGTCTGGTTTCCCCTGTGTTCCATGACCTTGATGAACTAGCTTCATCTGAGAGCGCATCTTATCGGCGCTCTTGGTGGGTCAAACAGAATTTGGAACATCATCATCCGACTGTTGAAGTCGACTGGGGCCAGATGAAACGCATTGACCAACGTCTGACGACTCAGTCGGCCTATGTCAATGCCCAATACGAGGGACTAGCCGAATGGAAAGCATTGATAACGCAAGGCGCCCCGACTCTGGCAAGTTTTAACGGACAAAAAGGCAACCGGCTAAGAGATTTAGCTCTGAATGCTGGGGCTGGTTATCATATGCAATCTGGCCCCGTAAAATTAACTCCCGTTTATTACCGTTCAACGTTACTTGGTCCTACCGATGGGGCACCGACTCCACAACAGAGAAATATGCCTAAATGGACAGGAACGCCAGAAGAAGGATCACGCATATTACGGGCAGCGGCGGTGTTTTATGGTGCCGGTCAAATAGGTGGCGCTGAGCTGGACCACAAACTGGTCTTCACTCACATCAAACATGGCAAAACAGCAACGGCTAACGACGCAACATTTATCGATACTTTCCCGCAGCCCTTAACTGCCGGACCAAAAATAGAATTCGTGGACGATGATATTGGCCACGAAACCGATGAAATTAAATATCTGCCAAATAAAACACTAATGGAAGTCGGAGTCATGATTCCCATGTCTAGAGAAGCTTGGAGAACGGATGACCCAGTAGCCGGCTCGTCCATTAGGGCTGCTGCTAATATAAGTCGATATAGAATATGGACCACCTGCGTTCAGCCTGCTATCCAGGTTTTTCTCCGTTCTCTCGGGTACACGGGTTACGGCTACCCATATCCTGATATGTCAGGTGGGCTTGTCCCCGCCCAGGCAAGCGCTGTGCTGGGTGGTGTTTCGGAAATGGGACGCTCGAGCGAAGTCGCGATAAATCCAGAACATGGCTCGACTGGAGGATACTACAGCTTCCTTACAGACCTCCCGATGGAGCATGATAGGCCTATTGATGCCGGTATCTTCCGCTTTTGTCATACCTGTCGTAAATGCGCGGATGCCTGCCCATCGGAATCCATTTCGCAGGACGCGGAGCCTTCTTGGGACATACCCCAATTTGATTACAAAGTACCGGCTATGAATATGGCTGCCGGCAAAAAATTGTTTTGGACCAATACACACTCATGCGCCAAATATCGGCTATCCGCTGCATGCTGTATCTGTCGTCCAGTGTGTACTTTCAATGTGAATCAAGGCTCAATGGTTCACGAATTGGTCAAATCTACTGCAGCAAACACATCACTGTTTAATGGCTTTTTCTGGAGTATGGCCAAACCATTCGGATATGGGCTGAAAGATCCTGACGAATGGTGGGATTTGTCTCTGCCGAGTTGGGGGACAGATAGCACTATGAGTGCATTCGATGGGGGCTATCGGAAATAA